A section of the Felis catus isolate Fca126 chromosome B2, F.catus_Fca126_mat1.0, whole genome shotgun sequence genome encodes:
- the LOC111560454 gene encoding mulatexin-like isoform X2, with protein MRGDARTFAFQAGRTKAGREPGARQHRGQEIQGGSYSPAAPCLAPCRTRQGTTIEEDRAPELLGPTFSRQLATQGTRAPNSSDYQPSATPATFEFQPPLPFSPPSALRGQSSPSPQPRANRSALRLPRPHPAKPAPCPSCFAGLGRPPGPLHLTATAPPPRRPAPLSLSSWPGSATCWVGPARGDSARRCAWRSRIAGAVPPSTSVFIENFLWKHVTCVPKGYIS; from the exons ATGCGTGGGGACGCGCGGACCTTCGCCTTCCAAGCCGGCAGGACCAAGGCCGGCCGGGAGCCAGGGGCTCGTCAGCATCGGGGGCAGGAGATCCAAGGCGGCTCTTACTCACCTGCGGCTCCATGTCTAGCACCGTGCCGCACGCGCCAGGGGACCACAATAGAAGAGGACAGGGCGCCGGAACTCCTGGGACCCACGTTCTCTCGCCAGCTCGCGACACAAGGGACGCGCGCCCCGAACTCCAGCGATTACCAGCCTAGCGCCACACCCGCCACTTTTGAATTCCAACCGCCGCTACCCTTCTCACCTCCCTCCGCACTCAGGGGCCAATCGTCGCCGTCGCCACAGCCGAGGGCCAATCGCAGCGCCCTCCGCCTCCCGAGGCCACACCCCGCCAAGCCGGCACCTTGTCCTTCCTGCTTCGCCGGCCTGGGGAGGCCGCCTG gACCTCTCCATCTGACCGCCACCGCGCCGCCACCACGGAGGCCAGCCCCGCTCAGCCTATCGAGCTGGCCAGGCTCGGCAACGTGCTGGGTGGGACCAGCTCGCGGGGACAGTGCACGCAGGTGCGCGTGGAGGTCACGGATCGCAGGAGCAGTTCCACCCTCCACAAG
- the LOC111560454 gene encoding early nodulin-20-like isoform X1 gives MRGDARTFAFQAGRTKAGREPGARQHRGQEIQGGSYSPAAPCLAPCRTRQGTTIEEDRAPELLGPTFSRQLATQGTRAPNSSDYQPSATPATFEFQPPLPFSPPSALRGQSSPSPQPRANRSALRLPRPHPAKPAPCPSCFAGLGRPPGPLHLTATAPPPRRPAPLSLSSWPGSATCWVGPARGDSARRCAWRSRIAGAVPPSTRYFLRECTSTT, from the exons ATGCGTGGGGACGCGCGGACCTTCGCCTTCCAAGCCGGCAGGACCAAGGCCGGCCGGGAGCCAGGGGCTCGTCAGCATCGGGGGCAGGAGATCCAAGGCGGCTCTTACTCACCTGCGGCTCCATGTCTAGCACCGTGCCGCACGCGCCAGGGGACCACAATAGAAGAGGACAGGGCGCCGGAACTCCTGGGACCCACGTTCTCTCGCCAGCTCGCGACACAAGGGACGCGCGCCCCGAACTCCAGCGATTACCAGCCTAGCGCCACACCCGCCACTTTTGAATTCCAACCGCCGCTACCCTTCTCACCTCCCTCCGCACTCAGGGGCCAATCGTCGCCGTCGCCACAGCCGAGGGCCAATCGCAGCGCCCTCCGCCTCCCGAGGCCACACCCCGCCAAGCCGGCACCTTGTCCTTCCTGCTTCGCCGGCCTGGGGAGGCCGCCTG gACCTCTCCATCTGACCGCCACCGCGCCGCCACCACGGAGGCCAGCCCCGCTCAGCCTATCGAGCTGGCCAGGCTCGGCAACGTGCTGGGTGGGACCAGCTCGCGGGGACAGTGCACGCAGGTGCGCGTGGAGGTCACGGATCGCAGGAGCAGTTCCACCCTCCACAAG